tttatttaatcaacAATCAGGccaatgaataaattaattaagtgGGCAAAGGCtaagagaaagagaaatttaaaagaaaagataaacatcGATTAGTGATTAATTATTGGATGAAGAAAATTGGTTcgaaatctttttaattttctaatataATACTACTGGATtttaccaaattaaaaaaattgtggcTAAATAAAATTACAACTATAATTACTAAGGTCCTTTTGAACATGATATAATTTATTGAAAACATTTTTCAGGATGGTGACTTACTTTATTTTAACATATGTAGCAATcaactgtattttttatttaaaattaaacaaatggAAGCttaaagaaaggagaagaaagtaATAAAGAAGTGGAAATTTTTTCTTTACGCTCGGAGATAGAGGGAGAAATTTCTGCTTGGTATGGGCAGCTaattaactagtttattataTGATTAGgtgattttaaaattgaaattgaaaaaaaaaaaagaaaggaaaaactcAATTATAAAGTTAAACTCCATGTAGATGCAAAACAGGATATATAGAATTCTCCTCATAAGTCTTGGTATGGTTTAATCTTTAttcattttgttgtttcttaaTTTTGGGATTGCTTGCTCTTTTTGCCTCATGCTCCTTAGAACAAAGTGCAACATCTAATAAGCACTAAGCGattaataaaacaaattttaactatatatatatgtgaatttaattttaatataaccgTTTTACACATATATTCAATCACATAACgtcacattaataaaaataactatttttttatattaattacgtaAATAGTCATTAAAAAAACAGTAGTTGTAATTGTacgattgtataaaatattttaaatttatcaaaattaaactttataTATATGAGTGTTTTTCTTGTGTAGTAatattgtgtgttaattaagtaccTCGAATTTAGAAAGAATTGGACTTGATACttaataaatttgattttttagaATCTTTAGTTAAGGCTGTCAAATGGTCAGTCTAATCAATTTATATTTAGTCTGTTTAAATTTTGTGGGTTAAATGATGGGTTGATCATTTAAGTCTATTTTATTTGTGggctataattttttagtttagatTATTTATGATCAGTCTAGTGAATTAAATGAGTtagtctattttttttaaatatattttgacaaaaaatattaattttaggttaaaaatcttaaataaatagtattttttaattgataAGTTAGATTTTCGGATTGAATCGAAATAAATATCTGCCAAGTCCatttaatctaaaatttaaacaaatttagTTTTAGAGACAAAATTTACTCGTTTAAATGGATAAACGAATTAGTCCGATGaagttaatttattttagtgCCTCTATCTTTAATTATCAATGTGAGAATTAATGAATACAACGAAAATTATAAgttattttatctgttattaacTTATAGTATTAAAATAACCCTTTCGTCTGAAGTATATCTTATATTTAATCGAATTATAATTATCGGATTAAAAGGTGatcatccccccccccccccccctcctcctctttcttttctcttctaaaGTGAATGGGCCAAATCCTAGAATACGAAGCACGCATGAACCTGATAGAATTTGTTTAGACAAATAGAGCATTTACAGCCTATAATAATTGTGATCAACTGAAGGAATCGCCAATACGGCAATACTATATGTAGACATAGTGATGGCATCAATCAATCAACCTATGCAACTATATTAATTAATTGCACTTAATGCGCAGGATTGTTCTCCTTCCACTCTCCCTTATCCTCTCCTTCTCTTTCacctttttgttattatttatatattttttcatacATCGTACCAATATCTTTTTCTTCCTTCAATTTCTTAACCTGAACCCATGCTTGCACGTTGCAGCTAGCATCTTAAGTCTTAACCAGGACACAGCCTAGCTAGTTTGAAAATTTGAGATGCACCACTATTAGTGTTATAGGAACAGTGTTATGTAGCACATCCattgattaataataataataataataataataattcacatGCCCATCATCAAAGTGTTACCTGCCTCTATATATAGGTGCACCACTTAGGAATCCACTAAGTAACCAATACCTACAAAACTATTCTATATGGGGCATTTGTACATGCATATTTCCTTTCAAAATGTCGGCATAGGCTTCAAGTCAACCACTAATTAAtctaaaaaaagaatgaaaattttAATGTTCAAATTATATGGATTCTTTAAATAAGAGCCACAAGCTTCTTgtagatttaattttaataaaccaTTTTGAATTATGAGTGGATGATTAATGTGCCATTTAACATAGTGGTGGATTATATTCAGATCAACTTTGCCAAGTAAGACAACCGTAATCATGTATGcatataaaaaagataatttgTTCAATTTGACTGTATCTTGCTGAGTTAGTGGGAAGAATGTGAAGTAGAGTTGGTGAACATGTATAAGCTAAGAtctaaattagttaattaataaattactttTGTTATTTGGGTAAATTAAAGATAGAAGTCTATCTTGTCCAATTGTCAAGGtatgttatgtttaaactttaaagacaTTGCTTCATGCATGCATTATTTTCTTAGTTAAACGGCAGTGTTGCGtattaaaacaaattaatttttcttcaaCTTAAAGCCACAAGTAGTTAGGAGTCTTGTCTTGAGAATGTACGAGTGTCCCAAATCATCTACATGCAAATGTAGATGCACAATGATTTCACAAATATCATATTTTAATGATTAGACTTTGAACACTGCCGTGATATCTAGAACTAGAAGTGTAGGACACTAGGACACATAATTCTAAGATATGTTGTCTGAATTCCAAAGTGATTGTCCTCGGAAATAGCCAAACAAAAAGTACTAAGTCTAATTAACTTTAGTACTCAATTAAAAATcagaaatattttataacaaaaaaaagtagtcaaaaataataaaaatttattttatttaatatttattaattattaatactaaataaaataaattttgaatattttttttatcttctttaaCATTATCATTaaactatataaaaatttattttatttaatatttaatattttttagtattgGTCTATGatgttaatttataattttaaactatTATAATGTTAATTTGTTATAGTGATGATGTGTGATGataatttataatgttaatatattcttctttgtttaaaatatttatagcatttttatttatttttctaaaattttgtaaaatttatttcttttttaattttattctaattgggtattcaatcacaactagaaaatggattaatacagacagatttacagacagatttagtctttattacagacggatttttggttaccgacggattttgtccctctgtaaaagccccgtcggaaattatttaccgacggattttttttccgtcgaaaaattacagacggatttttaccagttaccgacggattttccctctgtaaattttctatccatttcccaaaggcgacaaactttccgacggattttccgtctgtaattacagacggatttttcgacgaattttccgtctgtaattacagatggcttttcagacggattttccgtctgtaattacagacaaatttttcgacggattttttgtctgtaattacagacagattttccgacggattttccgtctgtaatttgaaccttggaaaatcatctcacattatgattacagacagaaaatccgtctataaatccgtcggtaaagtaaaatagaaattttttttatttttccattgcaaaatgaatactttaggtttattttttaaatttcctcCATCAAAGACactgtaaattgaaaaaaaagagaccaaaaatcatataaataaacataatattcaTTACATGATACCTATAAAATTGGATGTTATTTTTTAACATCATTGGCCAATATCTCACTATCTCAATAAAAAGATACCCAAAAAAATAAACCATTGACAGAACTATAACTATTTACATTACTCATTGACACTACTAGTTCCTTCATTTTCAACAATTTAAACAAACAAGATTTTATATTGATCCTATTCCTTTTAGATTGCATGATGGTGACTTGCTCAGAGCCATTGACAAATACACCTCCTGGATCTCCTTGTGGTTGTGTGTGGCCACTTAGCTTCAAGTTAAACTCCACATCAGCATTGCAATATACAAGTTCTTCCATTTGGTTTTCAAGTTAGCTGAGGAAATTGCAGCCAGTCTTTTGTTGAGTCGCAACCAGGTTCGCATTGTTTAAATTGAAGGGCACAATATAGATTTACCTCAACAAGGACCTTTGTTTTCTTTGACTTTAGCTTGGACAAAATAGCTTCATCTACTAAGAAATTGCCTTCTCAATCATCTCTGCTCCAATAAATTCTGTGATTCCAACAGTAGCAGCCATGTTTGATGTTTCTTCTCTGCTTTGCTTGCTTGGTTTCTTCAATTTCATCTTTCTTAGAAGTTAGAACCCTGGTTTCATTCAAAACAGTAGAATTCATCTAATGTTCACATGGCATTTGTTAATGAGACTATGTGATATTATAAGTCAGAAGAAGAATGAGGGAACTGGCCTAGAAAACACTTGCTTCTTAGAGTAAAAAACTATATACTCACCAAATGCTTATGCCATGTCATTCCTAAGAGACCATCTCTGTCAGTGAATGCACGTTCAGCCATCATAAGTCTATCATTCACATCTCTCACTTTCATTTGGTACTCTTTCCATATTTTCCAACCTTTACTTGCTTCTATTTcctgaacaaaaagaaaaacaaaagaaaagaaaagaaaacacttTATTATATGATAGTTGTTATCTTAAGAACTTGTGTTTGTTTTAAGTTTAAACTTGGCCAAATGATACCTTTTTCTGGTCATTTATCTTGATTGCTGCTTTCTCAAGCTCCTTGATTGACTTCAATATAGGAGACAAATTCATGTCTTTATTTGAAATCTCATCTTCTAATTTCTTCACATTAAGCTGTGATTCAAACATTTTGGTTTCATGAATTAAGTATATGTAGCAAAagtaatatagaaaaaaaataaatgtaaaagaAGTTAACATAGCTTCAATAATGTAGAaactatattataaaatataatagagAAGGAGATATAGATACAAAAATTGAATATGTAACTCTACTGCAAGAATAATTGAATATGTAACTCTACTGCAAAATGAAGCTTCAGATCTTCTTCTGAATATCTAATTTCTTAGTCAACAATTACTCTCATAATTATCCTAATTGCATATTATCACAATAATTGAAGCTTGTGGCCCACCGAGTTcctctttttatattatattatatatctacAACCCATTTCTTTCTTTAATCTTTATTAAAAAGGAGGTTGAATAAGTCATTGTAATTATCAAAATCCTGACTAATGTTATGCagtaccatttattttatttgatttttcacGCATTGATTTGGCGTATTTGGACCTGCCTTTTCTATAGTTTATCCATAGCACTAACAAAAAGACAAAAGCAAATAAGAACGAATgctttatttagaattaaatattATCCTTGTCTTTATCTTTGGGACACTGCCTAATCTAACTTAAGCACCAGAAAGCAACTAACTAGGGAATcttgtaaagaaaagaaaacaaaatttatcaagAATATTATGCATTCTAGACAGGGATGACAACATTTTTTTTTCCCCATTTGATTACCTTATAAACTGGTCCAAAACCACCTCTTCCTAATAAGTTGTCAGTTGAAAAATTATTTGCTGCAGAAGTAACCGTATCTATACCAAATAAGGGCAATTCTAGATCTTCCTCATCATGCTGACTATTTATTGCATCTGATTCTATTTCCTCTTTTATCTTTCCTGCAAAGTATAGTAGCATGCAATGTATAAACAAACTCAGTGTTCTATGCTCCTATAAATTTTGCTCAATCTGAATTTTGGAACTGAAAAATAGATATATGAAGTATAACTACCAATATAACTCTGTTTCTGTTGTAGACTTTTGTTGAACTGCCTTGAAGGCCTTTGAAATTACTCAATAATTAAGAATCAAACAATGAGAATTACTTAACTACCTTTTTTATGAATCTCCCATCTATAAATGATGATGGCCAAGCATAAGATCAAAATTCCAGAAGACAGCACCCAGATTATAGCAGAGATaatcttttgcttctttttcttgaacTTGGGCAATCTTTTTTGTACAATTGCTTCTAAGAAATgttaagtttaaaaaaaaaaaaaagaggacaaAGTTAGAAATGA
The sequence above is drawn from the Arachis hypogaea cultivar Tifrunner chromosome 4, arahy.Tifrunner.gnm2.J5K5, whole genome shotgun sequence genome and encodes:
- the LOC112796201 gene encoding G-type lectin S-receptor-like serine/threonine-protein kinase At4g03230 is translated as MDMKLMTTSEDIYVKMAGKDVEAIVQKRLPKFKKKKQKIISAIIWVLSSGILILCLAIIIYRWEIHKKGKIKEEIESDAINSQHDEEDLELPLFGIDTVTSAANNFSTDNLLGRGGFGPVYKLNVKKLEDEISNKDMNLSPILKSIKELEKAAIKINDQKKEIEASKGWKIWKEYQMKVRDVNDRLMMAERAFTDRDGLLGMTWHKHLGSNF